The nucleotide window ctcccccctctcggtcaggccgccgccgaggagctcgtcaTCAAGGCCAACCGCCAGTCCCCCTCCAAcctcgtcaccaccgccctccGCCCCGCCGGCATCttcggcgagggcgacgcccagACCCTCGCCGGCTTCATGCGCGCCTACCGCACCGGCAAGACCAACAtccagctcggcgacaaCACAAACATCTTCGACTTCACCTAcgtcggcaacgtcgcccacgcccacctcctcgccgctcgcgccctgctcctcaccgccgccgccgccaccgcgcccctcgaccacgagcgcgtcgacggcgaggtcttCTTCATCACAAACGACGCCCCCTGCTACTTTTGGGActtcgcccgcgccgtctggcgcgccgccggccacgacaaGGGCACCGAGGGCGTCTGGACCCTCtcccgcggcctcggcaccACCATGGGCTTCGCCAGCGAGGTCCTCTTCGGCATCCTGCAGAAGCCCCCCACCTTTacccgccagcgcgccgtcatGTCCACCATGACGCGCTACTACAACATCACAAAGGCCAAGACGGTCCTGCGCTACGAGCCTCCCTGGACCctgcaggacggcgtcgacaggGGCGTCGCCTGGTTCCTCGAGCAGGATAAAAAagccgccgtcacggcccAATGAAGAAAGGGGGtcgggcggctgggcggTGTCATGAGCTGAACTGGAATAAGAAGAAGAAATGTAACCTTAATGCCGTCATGTACATATACAGACTTCGTAACCTGAACACATAAAGGTACGCAATGGCATGTCGTGAATCAAAAGGGGCTTAAACGCCACGCCCCTCTCTCCGCTGGTCGCATATCTCACGGTGCCACAAACATGCCATTACTAGCACACGCCAAGCTTCATGGTTGCATTGGGGAATCTCTTTCTTTGCCTTGTCTCCTCCGTCAACACATCGGCCGACCTCACCACTCGGGCaccctctttctctctctacctacacacagccagccagccacgcACGCAGGCACCCTTTCAACAACCCCCAGGCCACTCGTGTCCAATCTACGATGCTCGCTCACTGCGCCACCCCCCATAACAACAAACGCCACACTTGTTTTTGTAACGGCAGTCAGGAACTCGCTCCAGCTTCAACGTGCCCGCACCCCACCGCTGCCCAAGTCCGGCACACATCCAACAACCATTCGGCGCCCGTCCACACTGCACCAAGACaagaaacaaaaaaaaacaaaaaacCCCCAAGTCGGTTACCCTCGCCGCATAATCCTTCTCGCCGAAAAATGAAAGATAGAACAAAATGTAAAAAAGAGACCGCGGCCACTCCTGGGGAATATCTCCAGTGGGCCCGTCGAGCGGACAGTAGAAGAGGACTTGTCAGAACGACAACACGTCTGCATCTCATCATTCCGACAGGCTGCGGGCTGTCGAGGGACAGCAACCGCCGTTTCATGGCGCAGAAACCAAAACAGGGAATTCAAAGCCATGTTGTAAAAAGGAGCAGGGGGCCTGGCCTAGCCGACCAACGCAAACCGCAGTGAAGAGAACAACAGAACAACGCACAGAACCGTCGTGTCGAGGCTAAATGATAGTGGGGGCTCGCCCCTTTTGTTTTCGTCGCGCCTGGCATGAAAAGTGGATCGATAAGGGGAAAGGGACAAAACGCCGTGGATGATGCATATGGCTA belongs to Purpureocillium takamizusanense chromosome 1, complete sequence and includes:
- the ERG26 gene encoding (decarboxylating) (EggNog:ENOG503NWMM~COG:E~COG:I); translation: MAPAQQQPGGGDDIGHVLVIGGNGFLGHHIVTQALTSPRWAARAVTSVDLRCERNRVAGAAYRECDITDEPRLRALFEELRPDVVVHTASPVASGENKVVRDLYKRVNVDGTAAVVAACRAAKVKALVYTSSASVISDNQSDLRNADERWPVIRGSQQHEYYSETKAAAEELVIKANRQSPSNLVTTALRPAGIFGEGDAQTLAGFMRAYRTGKTNIQLGDNTNIFDFTYVGNVAHAHLLAARALLLTAAAATAPLDHERVDGEVFFITNDAPCYFWDFARAVWRAAGHDKGTEGVWTLSRGLGTTMGFASEVLFGILQKPPTFTRQRAVMSTMTRYYNITKAKTVLRYEPPWTLQDGVDRGVAWFLEQDKKAAVTAQ